A genomic segment from Candidatus Omnitrophota bacterium encodes:
- a CDS encoding 1-deoxy-D-xylulose-5-phosphate reductoisomerase, with amino-acid sequence MKIKNINILGSTGSVGRNVLEVVRSYPDRFRITGLSANENTSLLADQAEEFSPRAVVVSSEKSCSDITGRHRSDTEILVGEEGLEELASDRTADMVFVAISGVAALKPLMAALKAGRTVALASKEPVVSAGSLIMKLQEESSSRVIPVDSEHSAIMQCLQGRSTREVRTLYITGSGGSLRNTSRERFDSLTVGEVLDHPKWDMGRKITVDSATLMNKGLEVIEARWLFDMAPEKIRVVIHPEAVIHSMVEFNDGTVTAGMFCPDMRFPILKAMSYPDILESDFPRIDFTELNKLTFLEPDTGKYPALELAYSVLKEGGVMPAVLNGANEAAVKLFLEGKLKFTGITDTVRQILSKCKNIIDPTLEDIIDSEKWAMEEVLRSC; translated from the coding sequence ATGAAAATAAAGAATATCAATATCCTGGGCTCTACCGGTTCAGTGGGCAGGAACGTCCTGGAAGTCGTCAGGTCCTACCCTGACAGGTTCAGGATTACGGGCCTCTCTGCCAACGAGAACACTTCCTTGCTGGCCGACCAGGCCGAGGAGTTCTCGCCCCGCGCGGTTGTTGTGAGCAGCGAGAAGTCTTGTTCCGATATCACTGGCAGGCATCGGTCCGATACCGAAATACTCGTGGGAGAGGAAGGGCTCGAAGAACTTGCTTCGGACCGAACGGCCGACATGGTCTTCGTGGCTATCTCAGGGGTCGCGGCGCTTAAGCCGCTGATGGCAGCGCTTAAGGCTGGCAGGACCGTTGCCCTGGCCAGTAAGGAGCCCGTGGTCAGCGCCGGTTCTTTGATCATGAAGCTGCAGGAAGAGAGCTCTTCGCGTGTTATCCCCGTTGACAGCGAACACAGTGCGATTATGCAGTGCCTCCAGGGCAGGAGCACCAGAGAAGTAAGGACCTTATACATTACCGGCAGCGGCGGTTCCCTGCGGAATACGAGCCGGGAGAGGTTCGATTCGCTTACCGTCGGGGAGGTGCTGGATCATCCCAAATGGGACATGGGCAGGAAGATCACGGTGGATTCGGCCACCCTCATGAACAAGGGGCTTGAAGTTATAGAGGCGCGGTGGCTTTTTGACATGGCGCCAGAAAAGATCAGGGTTGTCATACATCCTGAAGCCGTGATCCATTCCATGGTGGAGTTCAACGACGGCACGGTCACCGCCGGCATGTTCTGTCCGGACATGAGGTTCCCCATACTGAAGGCGATGAGCTACCCGGACATCCTGGAAAGCGATTTTCCAAGGATAGATTTTACCGAACTTAATAAACTAACCTTCCTTGAGCCGGATACCGGGAAATATCCCGCGCTCGAACTGGCATATTCGGTCCTGAAAGAAGGGGGCGTCATGCCGGCCGTTCTCAACGGTGCTAACGAGGCCGCGGTCAAACTCTTTCTTGAAGGCAAACTTAAATTCACCGGTATAACGGACACGGTCAGGCAGATACTCAGTAAATGCAAAAATATAATTGACCCTACTCTGGAGGATATTATAGACTCTGAGAAGTGGGCTATGGAGGAGGTGTTGAGAAGTTGCTGA
- a CDS encoding isoprenyl transferase: protein MLMALPRHIAIIMDGNGRWARRKGLNRIMGHRSGAKTADKITEACARRGIEALTLYTFSTENWKRPKKEVDALMGLIERTLSENEKKIKSNNIRFNVIGRIDELVPSLRERIRRMMADSSSNSGMVLTLALNYGSRQEILEAAKKACEKSAEKGIGQDVFSEEYFSGLLYTSDLPDPDFVIRTSGEMRLSNFLLWQTAYAEIYVTDTLWPDFSADELDKALEDYQRRDRRFGE from the coding sequence ATGCTGATGGCTTTACCCAGGCATATCGCTATTATAATGGACGGTAACGGCAGATGGGCCCGCCGGAAGGGTCTTAACCGTATCATGGGACACCGTTCCGGGGCCAAGACCGCGGACAAAATTACCGAAGCCTGCGCAAGACGCGGGATAGAGGCGCTCACGCTTTACACGTTTTCGACCGAGAACTGGAAACGACCGAAAAAAGAAGTGGACGCCCTGATGGGCCTGATCGAGCGCACTCTTTCGGAGAACGAGAAGAAGATAAAGAGCAACAATATCAGGTTCAACGTTATAGGACGCATTGACGAGCTCGTCCCGTCACTCAGAGAACGCATAAGGCGCATGATGGCAGATAGCTCTTCCAATTCCGGGATGGTGCTTACCCTGGCGCTGAACTACGGGAGCAGACAGGAGATACTTGAAGCGGCGAAAAAAGCATGTGAGAAATCCGCTGAAAAGGGCATCGGCCAGGATGTTTTCAGTGAGGAGTATTTTTCGGGACTATTGTACACCTCTGATCTGCCGGACCCGGACTTTGTAATACGTACTTCCGGAGAAATGAGGCTCAGTAACTTCCTCCTGTGGCAGACAGCCTACGCGGAGATCTATGTTACCGATACGCTCTGGCCTGATTTCAGCGCGGATGAACTTGACAAAGCCCTGGAAGATTACCAGAGGCGGGATAGGAGGTTCGGTGAGTAA
- a CDS encoding OmpA family protein has product MNSRKIITAALVMTFALSVLTSGCAVNFYKQSPRSKKKIKSLKAKITDLEKQREQERREFAETKRLLERKLSSQIKDEQVSLKMDDRGLVIILSDDILFDSGKAEIKSDAKPMLDKVAKIIRQKVPEKNIGVTGHTDNVPITHSKWESNWELSTARATNVLHYLVKEGVSPGRLSATGYGEHKPIATNATAEGRAKNRRVEIVILPEFVEKNEKELERDIK; this is encoded by the coding sequence ATGAACAGCAGAAAAATAATCACGGCGGCATTGGTCATGACGTTCGCTCTAAGCGTGTTAACATCCGGGTGCGCGGTGAATTTCTACAAGCAGAGCCCGCGCAGCAAGAAAAAGATCAAGAGTCTTAAGGCTAAGATAACTGACCTGGAAAAGCAGCGCGAGCAGGAGCGTAGAGAGTTCGCCGAGACCAAACGTCTTCTCGAGAGGAAACTCTCCAGCCAGATAAAGGACGAACAGGTTTCGCTTAAGATGGATGACCGGGGGCTGGTGATCATACTCAGCGACGATATTCTTTTCGATTCGGGCAAAGCGGAGATAAAGAGCGACGCAAAACCCATGCTGGACAAGGTGGCCAAGATAATCAGGCAAAAGGTGCCCGAGAAGAACATAGGGGTTACAGGGCATACCGACAACGTACCGATAACACATTCCAAATGGGAATCGAACTGGGAGCTTTCGACGGCCAGGGCGACCAATGTGCTTCATTACCTTGTTAAAGAGGGCGTTTCGCCCGGCAGGCTTTCGGCAACCGGCTACGGGGAGCATAAACCCATAGCTACGAATGCGACAGCTGAGGGGCGCGCGAAGAACCGCAGGGTGGAAATAGTGATACTGCCGGAATTCGTGGAAAAAAACGAGAAGGAGCTGGAGCGGGATATAAAATAA
- a CDS encoding adenylosuccinate synthase, with product MGQVTVLVGAQWGDEGKGKVIDILTEDADCIVRYQGGNNAGHTVVIGEDKYVLHLIPSGILREGKICVIGHGVVVDPNALIEEIELLKEKNIQCVGRLKVSDKAHIILPYHKQMDALRESLRKQGKIGTTKKGIGPCYADKVSRIGIRMADLFDRDYFRSRLESNVEEKNPILRDNGLDELSVDEIFDEYAGYASYLKDYVCDTISLINEELKKGESILFEGAQGTYLDVDYGTFPYVTSSNSTAGGACTGGGIGPSRIDRVVGVVKAYTTRVGEGPFPTEFGPDLMDIIRQKGGEFGATTGRARRCGWFDAVLVRNSVLINGIDQVVITKLDVLDELGSIKICTSYKYKGKTYKNIPGEPRFLDECEPVYEEHPGWQQDTSRITSYEELPANARKYLDRIKELIGTEIMLVSVGKSRKQTLIYK from the coding sequence ATGGGACAGGTAACAGTATTGGTCGGAGCCCAGTGGGGTGACGAAGGTAAAGGCAAGGTGATCGACATATTGACCGAGGACGCCGATTGCATCGTCCGTTACCAGGGCGGTAATAATGCGGGGCACACGGTGGTCATAGGAGAGGATAAATACGTTCTGCATCTTATACCGTCCGGGATACTTCGTGAGGGTAAGATCTGCGTTATAGGCCATGGCGTGGTCGTCGACCCCAACGCCCTTATCGAGGAAATAGAGCTTTTAAAGGAAAAAAACATACAATGCGTAGGAAGACTGAAGGTGAGTGACAAGGCGCATATTATCCTTCCCTACCACAAGCAGATGGACGCACTGCGCGAATCACTGCGCAAACAGGGCAAGATAGGCACCACGAAAAAAGGTATCGGACCATGTTACGCGGACAAGGTATCCCGCATAGGCATACGCATGGCCGATCTTTTTGACAGGGATTATTTTCGCAGCCGGCTTGAGAGCAACGTGGAGGAGAAAAACCCCATTCTGCGTGACAACGGTCTCGATGAGCTCTCGGTCGATGAGATATTCGATGAATATGCCGGATACGCTTCATATCTGAAGGATTACGTGTGCGATACGATTTCCCTTATCAATGAGGAGCTCAAAAAGGGCGAATCCATACTATTCGAGGGCGCGCAGGGGACTTATCTTGATGTTGATTACGGCACGTTCCCGTATGTTACTTCTTCCAATTCGACTGCCGGCGGTGCCTGTACCGGAGGGGGTATCGGCCCCTCGCGCATAGACAGGGTGGTCGGTGTCGTGAAAGCATATACCACCAGGGTGGGGGAAGGGCCTTTTCCCACCGAGTTCGGTCCCGATCTCATGGATATCATCAGGCAAAAAGGCGGTGAGTTCGGCGCAACTACCGGGCGTGCCAGAAGATGCGGATGGTTCGATGCCGTTCTCGTGAGGAATTCGGTCCTTATCAACGGCATAGATCAGGTGGTCATCACCAAACTTGATGTGCTGGACGAGCTCGGTTCTATCAAGATATGCACGTCCTACAAGTACAAGGGCAAGACGTATAAGAACATACCGGGTGAACCGAGGTTCCTGGATGAATGTGAACCCGTATACGAGGAACACCCCGGATGGCAGCAGGATACTTCCCGGATAACTTCCTACGAAGAGCTTCCCGCCAACGCGCGGAAGTATCTGGACAGGATAAAAGAGCTTATAGGCACCGAGATCATGCTGGTTTCCGTGGGTAAAAGCAGGAAACAGACACTTATATATAAATGA